The following are encoded together in the Paludisphaera mucosa genome:
- a CDS encoding TetR/AcrR family transcriptional regulator, whose protein sequence is MDSNKSRVKRERSAVEPRRRPGKERVAALLAAAAAVIAERGYEAATMTEIAARAGALVGSLYHFFPNKEAVGEALIRRFEGILDEAFDAIDARAGSMSSGDLADALLDLMLDIRGESKALVPLLEAREEWSAKGRDLLDRMLRRIAATLTIRSPGLDPEAARSLAVVVLQNMKAVKALTADDAPAAAEMRAMTRLYLESRLPDHG, encoded by the coding sequence ATGGACTCAAATAAGTCAAGGGTCAAGCGCGAGCGGAGCGCCGTGGAGCCGCGTCGGCGGCCGGGCAAGGAGCGGGTGGCGGCCTTGCTGGCGGCGGCGGCCGCGGTGATCGCCGAGCGGGGCTACGAGGCGGCGACGATGACCGAGATCGCCGCGCGGGCCGGGGCCCTGGTCGGTTCGCTCTACCACTTCTTCCCGAACAAGGAGGCGGTCGGCGAGGCGCTGATCCGGCGGTTCGAGGGGATCCTCGACGAGGCCTTCGACGCGATCGACGCCCGCGCCGGCTCGATGTCGAGCGGGGACCTGGCGGACGCCCTGCTCGACCTGATGCTCGACATCCGCGGCGAGTCGAAGGCGCTCGTCCCCCTGCTGGAGGCCCGCGAGGAATGGTCGGCGAAGGGCCGCGACCTGCTCGACAGGATGCTGCGGCGCATCGCCGCGACGCTCACGATCCGCTCGCCCGGCCTGGACCCCGAGGCGGCCCGGAGCCTCGCCGTCGTCGTGCTGCAGAACATGAAGGCCGTGAAGGCCCTGACCGCCGACGACGCCCCCGCCGCGGCCGAGATGCGGGCCATGACCCGCCTCTACCTGGAGAGTCGGCTGCCCGATCACGGCTGA